The Streptomyces sp. NBC_01439 genome contains the following window.
GAAGAAGCTCTACGTGCAGCGGGGGGCGAGTCCGTGGCCGCACTGCGGCCGTACGCTTTACCGGTGAGCACCGCAGAGCAGCAGCCCGAGAACACCGAGAACACCTCCCCCGCCGCGCCCGACGCCCTCCTCGGCCCGGCCGACATCAGGGAGCTGGCCGCCGCCCTCGGCGTACGCCCGACGAAGCAGAAGGGGCAGAACTTCGTCATCGACGCCAACACGGTCCGCCGGATCGTGCGCACCGCCGAGGTCCGCCCCGACGACGTGGTCGTCGAGGTCGGCCCGGGGCTCGGCTCGCTGACGCTCGCGCTGCTGGAGGCCGCGGACCGGGTCGTCGCCGTCGAGATCGACGACATCCTGGCCGCGGCGCTGCCCGCCACCATCGAGGCCCGGATGCCCGCGAAGAAGGACCGCTTCGCACTGGTCCACTCCGACGCGATGCTGGTGACCGAACTGCCCGGCCCGGCGCCGACCGCGCTCGTCGCGAACCTGCCGTACAACGTGGCCGTGCCCGTCCTGCTCACCATGCTCGACCGCTTCCCGACCATCGAGCGCACGCTGGTGATGGTGCAGTCCGAGGTCGCCGACCGGCTGGCCGCGGAACCGGGCAACAAGGTCTACGGGGTGCCCTCCGTCAAGGCCAACTGGTACGCACACGTCAAGCGAGCCGGCGCCATCGGCCGCAAGGTCTTCTGGCCCGCCCCGAACGTCGACTCCGGTCTCGTCTCGCTGGTGCGCCGCACCGAGCCGATCAAGACCACCGCCACCAAGGCCGAGGTCTTCGCGGTCGTCGACGCCGCCTTCGCCCAGCGCCGCAAGACGCTGCGCGCCGCGCTGGCCGGCTGGGCCGGCTCGGCGGCGGGCGCGGAGGCCGCGCTGGTCGCCGCCGGCATCTCGCCGCAGGCCCGCGGGGAGTCCCTGACGGTCGAGGAGTTCGCGGCGATCGCCGAGCACAAGCCCGCGGCGGAGAGGCCGGCCCTGTGAGCGCGCACCGGACGCCCGTGACCGTACGGGTCCCCGCGAAGGTCAACGTCCAGCTGGCGGTGGGCGCGGCCCGCCCCGACGGCTTCCACGACCTGGCCAACGTCTTCCTCGCCGTGTCCCTGTACGACGAGGTCACCGCCGCCCCGGCCGACGCCCTGACCATCACCTGCACCGGCCCCGACGCCGACCAGGTGCCCCTGGACCGCACCAACCTCGCGGCGCGCGCCGCCGAGGTCCTCGCCACCCGGGCCGGCATCGAACCCGCCGTCCACCTGCACATCGCGAAGAACATCCCGGTCGCGGGCGGCATGGCGGGCGGCAGCGCGGACGGCGCGGCGGCCCTGCTGGCCTGCGACGCCCTGTGGGGCCTGAACACCCCGCGCGCCGAACTCCTCGACATCTGCGCGGAGCTCGGCAGCGACGTCCCCTTCAGCCTCGTCGGCGGGGCCGCGCTCGGCACCGGCCGCGGTGAGCTGCTCACGCCGGTCGGGGCGGGGACGTTCCACTGGGTCTTCGCGGTGGCCGACGGCGGGCTGTCCACCCCGGCGGTCTTCCGCGAGTTCGACCGCCTCGCCGAGGCCGCGGGCACGCGGATTCCCGAACCGGAAGCTTTCCCGGCGCTGCTGGCGGCCCTGGCTTCGGGCGATCCGGACGCGCTGGGCGCGGCGCTCGCCAATGACCTCCAGCCGGCCGCGCTCTCCCTGCGCCCCCAGCTCGCGCGGACGCTGGCCGCGGGCACGGACGGTGGCGCGCTCGCCGCGCTGGTCTCCGGCTCGGGTCCGACGACGGCGTTCCTCGTCGCGGACGAGGAAGCCGCCGCCAAGGTCGCTGCCGCGCTCGAAGCCTCCGGCACCTGCCGGGCCACTCGCGTGGCGTCCAGCCCCGCCCCGGGTGCCACGGTCCTGCCGTCCTGACCCTGCGGGCCGGCTGCTGGGGCTCCGCCCCAGACCCCGCGCCTCAAACTCCCCCAGCTACCGCTGGGAGGTGCCCCCTGGCGAGGCTGAAATCCCAGCCCCGCCGGCGATTGAGGCGCGGGGTACGCGGGCGGAGCCCCGGTAGCAGTACCTAGGCCGGAGTTGAGTATCCGCACCCTGTCGGGAGACACCCGGCGGGGGACACCGTGGCCCCATGACAGCCAGCACACGCGCCATGGCCGAGGCCACCCCCGCCGACCGCGACCGGTACGTCGACCTGCTGCGCGTCGCCTCGCTCGGCACCGTCATCGCCGGGCACTGGCTGATGGCCGCCGTCAGCGTCGACGGCATAGGGAACCTGCTCGCCCTCGTACCCGCCCTCCAGGTGCTCACCTGGGGGCTGCAGATCATGCCCGTCTTCTTCTTCGTCGGCGGGTTCTCGCACGCCCTGTCCTACCGTTCCCTGGCCCGCCGCACCGACGGGCCCGTCTACGCCGCCTTCCTGCGGGCCCGGCTCCAGCGGCTGCTGCGCCCCACCCTC
Protein-coding sequences here:
- the rsmA gene encoding 16S rRNA (adenine(1518)-N(6)/adenine(1519)-N(6))-dimethyltransferase RsmA encodes the protein MSTAEQQPENTENTSPAAPDALLGPADIRELAAALGVRPTKQKGQNFVIDANTVRRIVRTAEVRPDDVVVEVGPGLGSLTLALLEAADRVVAVEIDDILAAALPATIEARMPAKKDRFALVHSDAMLVTELPGPAPTALVANLPYNVAVPVLLTMLDRFPTIERTLVMVQSEVADRLAAEPGNKVYGVPSVKANWYAHVKRAGAIGRKVFWPAPNVDSGLVSLVRRTEPIKTTATKAEVFAVVDAAFAQRRKTLRAALAGWAGSAAGAEAALVAAGISPQARGESLTVEEFAAIAEHKPAAERPAL
- a CDS encoding 4-(cytidine 5'-diphospho)-2-C-methyl-D-erythritol kinase; this encodes MSAHRTPVTVRVPAKVNVQLAVGAARPDGFHDLANVFLAVSLYDEVTAAPADALTITCTGPDADQVPLDRTNLAARAAEVLATRAGIEPAVHLHIAKNIPVAGGMAGGSADGAAALLACDALWGLNTPRAELLDICAELGSDVPFSLVGGAALGTGRGELLTPVGAGTFHWVFAVADGGLSTPAVFREFDRLAEAAGTRIPEPEAFPALLAALASGDPDALGAALANDLQPAALSLRPQLARTLAAGTDGGALAALVSGSGPTTAFLVADEEAAAKVAAALEASGTCRATRVASSPAPGATVLPS